The following are from one region of the Planctomonas sp. JC2975 genome:
- a CDS encoding NUDIX domain-containing protein, with protein sequence MPIPEFVVALREKIGTMPLWLSGTTAVVLRGEAGTEQVLLVRRSDTGEWTPITGGVEPGEEPAVAARREALEEASVVVEPERLVWVVVTDPIEYANGDRAQYLDTVFRCRYVSGDAAVGDDENIDVRWYAVGELPEMAPRFVRSIELAIANAPEAVFQS encoded by the coding sequence ATGCCGATTCCTGAATTCGTCGTCGCACTCCGCGAGAAGATCGGCACGATGCCGCTGTGGCTGAGCGGCACGACGGCCGTCGTCTTGCGGGGCGAGGCTGGAACCGAGCAGGTGCTTCTCGTGCGTCGCTCCGACACGGGAGAGTGGACGCCGATCACCGGCGGTGTCGAGCCGGGCGAGGAGCCCGCCGTTGCCGCGCGACGTGAAGCGCTCGAAGAGGCGAGCGTGGTCGTCGAGCCGGAACGGCTGGTGTGGGTCGTGGTCACGGATCCGATCGAGTACGCCAACGGTGATCGTGCGCAGTACCTCGACACCGTATTCCGTTGCCGGTATGTGTCTGGCGACGCCGCTGTCGGAGACGATGAGAACATCGACGTGCGCTGGTACGCCGTCGGCGAGCTGCCGGAGATGGCGCCGCGGTTCGTGCGCTCGATCGAACTCGCGATCGCGAATGCGCCGGAGGCCGTGTTCCAGAGCTGA
- a CDS encoding methyltransferase, translated as MGTITTRLLHGLSRFNAAHPWSHNDAYIPWVSRQARLVRRSGGTSALDVGCGTGNLLRALADVMETVTGIEPDAETAARARATVAGIRSAVVREGTFDELALDGSGQMDPENDGEADPRPGRTEPGYDLVTFVAVLHHLPLAPTLEKARSLVRPGGRLVIVGLAKETAADLRWSVASLVLNPVMGALRQPRRVQAAPQSMTAPTAEPRETLEEIADVARAVIPGVTIRRALFWRYTAVWVAPTPALPGIRSKHADS; from the coding sequence GTGGGAACGATCACGACGCGCCTGCTCCACGGCCTGAGTCGCTTCAACGCGGCGCATCCGTGGTCCCACAATGACGCGTACATCCCCTGGGTGTCGCGGCAGGCACGTCTGGTCCGTCGGAGCGGCGGTACCAGCGCGCTCGATGTGGGCTGCGGAACGGGCAACCTGCTGCGCGCGCTGGCGGATGTCATGGAGACCGTCACAGGCATCGAACCAGACGCGGAGACCGCAGCTCGCGCCCGCGCCACGGTGGCCGGCATCCGGTCCGCGGTCGTGCGAGAGGGGACGTTCGACGAGCTGGCCCTCGACGGATCTGGCCAGATGGATCCCGAGAACGATGGGGAAGCCGATCCCCGACCCGGCCGCACCGAACCGGGCTACGACCTCGTCACGTTCGTGGCGGTGCTCCACCACCTCCCGCTTGCGCCGACGCTCGAGAAGGCACGCTCGCTGGTGCGACCGGGAGGACGCCTGGTGATCGTCGGGCTGGCGAAGGAGACCGCTGCCGACCTGCGGTGGTCGGTGGCCTCCCTGGTGCTCAACCCCGTGATGGGTGCGCTACGACAGCCGCGAAGAGTGCAGGCGGCGCCGCAGAGCATGACGGCTCCGACGGCCGAACCGCGTGAGACGCTCGAGGAGATCGCGGATGTCGCGCGTGCGGTGATCCCCGGCGTGACGATCCGCCGCGCGCTCTTCTGGCGGTACACCGCGGTCTGGGTCGCCCCGACGCCGGCTCTGCCTGGCATACGCTCGAAGCATGCCGATTCCTGA
- a CDS encoding efflux RND transporter permease subunit — MHSLAVLSMKNRALIALVTIVVAVFGGIALTNLKQELTPSIDFPELVIVTTYPGASPQVVENDVSTPIESAIQNVPNLDSTSAVSSTNQSLITAKFTYGSDLDTAEQKINQAIDNISGRLPANVKPQVFAGSISDLPIIELAVTSDESEKQLAADIKRLVLPDITKMDGVASAQLIGAVGQRVTITPDPVKMAAAGVSTQSITTALQQNGVLVGAGSITADGKTLNVQAGSTITSVEQIASLPLVSSSSASGAASASGSAAGSASGSAASGSSATGPSTGSASSSQSAAAAAAAQAAQTPAVHTIGDVATVAITDDPTSSISRVNGKPALTIAVTKTPTANTVQVSNEVKKQTSDFEKSLGHNAKFTTVFDQAPFIQQSINSLAEEGLLGLAFAVIIILIFLLSIRSTIVTFISIPTSVLITFLGMWASGYTLNIITLGGLTIAIGRVVDDSIVVIENIKRHMVAGVDRAKTIIAAVREVAGAVTASTITTVAVFLPIAFVGDVTGELFRPFAVTVTIALLSSLLVALTIVPVLAYWLVRPPKPATLQRRAAKQAARDERKAAKRAAKAAKKGGVVSSGASAGQAGAEGSAVQVAAAAGSPAEQAAFREAEAARQAEFAADDAASHMSIADAVASGHDELEHPSRLQRGYLPIINFTLKHSAVTIIVAVLVLGGTLALAPLMKTNFLGSSGQNTLSVTQTFEPGTSLQAEDDAATVVEKKLLSIDGIETVQLSIGTSGSALADAFGGGGANSATFSITTDPEADQDALQTTVQNELKNLDVPGDVKVSSNAGFGGSSSIEVDITASNQADLKSATDSVVTQLDKLSSVNQVTSNLASTLPYIAVSVDRTTAAQYGLSEVAVGSQVSAAMQPTQVGTVSIDNTSLTIYIADKNQPMTVDELKNLQIQTLRGPQPLSTLADVHDAKGPATVTTQKGLQSSTVTANPVGDDLSTANTQVSEALTKVDLPSGAAATIGGVTSNQGTAFAQLGLAMLAAILIVYVVMVATFKSLRQPLLLLISIPFAATGAIGLQIISQVPLGVASLIGMLMLIGIVVTNAIVLIDLVNQYRTKGLSVPDAVRHGASRRLRPILMTALATIFALLPMALGVTGHGGFISQPLAIIVIGGLISSTLLTLIVLPTLYNLVEGARDRRRARREAKRGGSAAGGAASGGSDGSGSGGPGAGGPGSGGTEPTPTDDAPHAPTEPEPAPAR; from the coding sequence GTGCACTCCCTTGCCGTTCTGAGCATGAAGAACCGTGCTCTCATCGCGCTCGTCACGATCGTGGTCGCCGTTTTCGGCGGCATCGCCCTCACCAACCTGAAGCAGGAGCTGACGCCGTCGATCGACTTCCCGGAGCTGGTCATCGTGACCACGTATCCGGGCGCCTCGCCTCAGGTCGTCGAGAACGATGTGAGCACTCCGATCGAGTCCGCGATCCAGAACGTGCCGAACCTCGACAGCACGTCGGCGGTGAGCAGCACGAACCAGTCGCTCATCACAGCGAAGTTCACCTACGGATCAGACCTCGACACGGCCGAGCAGAAGATCAACCAGGCGATCGACAACATCTCGGGCCGCCTGCCCGCCAACGTGAAGCCGCAGGTGTTCGCGGGAAGCATCTCCGATCTGCCGATCATCGAACTCGCGGTGACGAGCGACGAGAGCGAGAAGCAGCTCGCCGCCGACATCAAACGTCTTGTGCTGCCGGACATCACCAAGATGGACGGCGTCGCCTCCGCCCAGCTCATCGGCGCCGTCGGCCAGCGTGTCACGATCACGCCGGACCCCGTGAAGATGGCGGCGGCCGGCGTGAGCACGCAGTCCATCACGACGGCACTGCAGCAGAACGGCGTGCTCGTCGGGGCCGGATCCATCACGGCGGACGGCAAGACGCTCAACGTGCAGGCCGGATCCACGATCACGTCGGTCGAGCAGATCGCGTCGCTTCCACTCGTGTCGTCGAGCTCCGCTTCGGGTGCGGCGTCGGCATCCGGGTCCGCTGCCGGGTCGGCCTCTGGCTCGGCAGCCTCGGGGTCTAGCGCGACGGGACCGTCGACGGGATCGGCATCGTCGTCGCAGAGCGCCGCGGCTGCGGCAGCCGCGCAGGCAGCACAGACGCCAGCCGTGCACACGATCGGCGACGTCGCAACGGTGGCCATCACGGATGACCCCACCTCCTCGATCTCGCGCGTGAACGGCAAGCCCGCGCTCACCATCGCCGTCACGAAGACGCCGACGGCCAACACGGTGCAGGTCTCCAACGAGGTCAAGAAGCAGACATCGGACTTCGAGAAGTCCCTTGGGCACAACGCGAAGTTCACGACGGTGTTCGACCAGGCCCCGTTCATTCAGCAGTCGATCAACTCGCTCGCCGAAGAGGGTCTGCTCGGTCTTGCGTTCGCCGTGATCATCATCCTGATCTTCCTGTTGTCGATCAGGTCGACGATCGTCACGTTCATCTCCATCCCCACGTCGGTGCTCATCACGTTCCTGGGCATGTGGGCGAGCGGCTACACGCTGAACATCATCACGCTCGGTGGTCTCACGATCGCGATCGGCCGTGTCGTCGACGACTCGATCGTCGTCATCGAGAACATCAAGAGACACATGGTCGCGGGCGTCGACCGGGCCAAGACGATCATCGCCGCCGTGCGCGAGGTGGCTGGCGCCGTCACGGCGTCCACCATCACGACCGTCGCGGTGTTCCTGCCGATCGCCTTCGTGGGCGACGTGACGGGCGAGCTGTTCCGGCCGTTCGCTGTGACCGTGACCATCGCGCTGCTCTCGTCGCTGCTCGTGGCACTCACGATCGTGCCGGTGCTGGCGTACTGGCTCGTGCGTCCGCCGAAGCCGGCCACCCTGCAGAGGCGTGCCGCCAAGCAGGCCGCGAGGGATGAACGCAAGGCGGCCAAGCGAGCTGCCAAGGCCGCCAAGAAGGGCGGGGTGGTCAGCTCCGGGGCGTCCGCAGGGCAGGCCGGTGCGGAGGGATCTGCCGTGCAGGTCGCCGCCGCGGCCGGGAGCCCGGCAGAGCAGGCGGCGTTCCGTGAGGCGGAGGCCGCCAGGCAGGCGGAGTTCGCGGCGGACGACGCTGCGAGCCACATGTCGATCGCGGATGCCGTGGCCAGCGGCCACGACGAGCTCGAGCATCCGTCCCGCCTGCAGCGCGGCTACCTGCCGATCATCAACTTCACGCTGAAGCACTCGGCGGTGACGATCATCGTCGCCGTGCTCGTGCTGGGCGGAACGCTCGCACTCGCACCGCTGATGAAGACGAACTTCCTGGGATCCAGCGGCCAGAACACGCTCTCCGTGACCCAGACGTTCGAACCGGGCACGAGTCTGCAGGCGGAGGACGACGCGGCCACCGTCGTGGAGAAGAAGCTTCTGTCGATCGACGGCATCGAGACCGTGCAGCTCTCCATCGGCACGTCGGGCAGTGCGCTGGCTGATGCCTTCGGCGGCGGCGGCGCGAACAGCGCCACCTTCTCGATCACGACCGACCCCGAGGCCGACCAGGACGCCCTCCAGACGACTGTGCAGAACGAGCTGAAGAACCTCGACGTGCCGGGCGACGTGAAGGTGTCGTCGAACGCGGGATTCGGCGGATCCAGCAGCATCGAGGTGGACATCACCGCCTCGAACCAGGCCGACCTGAAGTCCGCGACCGACTCCGTGGTGACCCAGCTCGACAAGCTGAGCTCGGTGAACCAGGTGACGAGCAACCTCGCCTCGACGCTGCCGTACATCGCGGTGAGCGTCGACCGCACGACGGCCGCTCAGTACGGCCTCAGCGAGGTCGCGGTCGGGTCGCAGGTCTCGGCGGCCATGCAGCCCACGCAGGTGGGAACGGTGTCGATCGACAACACGTCGCTCACGATCTACATCGCCGACAAGAACCAGCCGATGACGGTCGATGAGCTGAAGAACCTGCAGATCCAGACGCTGCGCGGTCCGCAGCCGCTGTCCACGCTGGCCGATGTGCACGACGCCAAGGGGCCGGCGACGGTCACGACGCAGAAGGGGCTGCAGAGCTCGACGGTGACGGCGAATCCGGTCGGCGACGACCTCAGCACCGCGAACACCCAGGTGTCGGAGGCGCTGACGAAGGTCGACCTGCCGAGCGGGGCGGCCGCGACGATCGGCGGTGTCACCTCGAACCAGGGCACCGCGTTCGCGCAGCTGGGGCTCGCGATGCTGGCGGCGATCCTGATCGTCTACGTGGTCATGGTGGCGACCTTCAAGTCACTGCGTCAGCCGCTCCTGCTGCTCATCTCGATCCCGTTCGCCGCCACAGGCGCCATCGGTCTGCAGATCATCTCGCAGGTGCCGCTCGGCGTGGCATCCCTCATCGGGATGCTCATGCTCATCGGCATCGTTGTGACGAATGCGATCGTGCTCATCGACCTGGTGAACCAGTACCGCACGAAGGGGCTGTCGGTTCCGGATGCCGTGCGGCACGGTGCGTCCCGTCGTCTGAGGCCGATCCTCATGACGGCGCTCGCGACGATCTTCGCGCTGCTGCCGATGGCGCTCGGCGTCACCGGCCACGGTGGGTTCATCTCGCAGCCGCTGGCGATCATCGTGATCGGCGGGCTGATCTCGTCCACGTTGCTCACGCTCATCGTGCTGCCGACCCTCTACAACCTGGTGGAGGGCGCCCGCGACCGGCGCCGGGCACGCCGGGAGGCCAAGCGGGGCGGATCCGCGGCGGGCGGCGCAGCGTCCGGGGGATCGGACGGGTCGGGATCCGGCGGTCCGGGAGCCGGTGGTCCGGGATCCGGCGGGACAGAGCCCACGCCGACGGATGACGCGCCGCACGCGCCGACCGAGCCGGAGCCTGCTCCGGCGAGGTAG
- a CDS encoding LCP family protein has product MADDDWMTPGESAPAAAPTPPGARTGKRSRRGIARHGRLRRHPWSTAGKIVASAATVALVSTLGIVGVAAANLVSDAPPPVHLVGQTAGPIPDIGALQGGMNILIAASDSRTDQGSDYGTTDDSSGIGLNDVTMLLHLAQDHTHAEVISFPRDLMIEFPRCPDGNGGWNSAMSKAQLNSSLADGGLPCTVEVIKHLTTLDIQAAGLIKFAGVVAMSNAVGGVTVCIGGDGIDDPDAGNLQLPPGNATLQGEQAAQFLRSRHGVVGGSDLSRISNQQVFLSALVRQILSGDTLSNPVKLWGLAKAAVSNIRLTDNLNNPTSLYQLALALKGLSFDDITFVQYPVLTDPDNDQRVVPDEDSAKTLTDAIAADQPLALTGGTGQGSVQASGSTDQPAATAAPTASSMAPAGTPAPAATLSDNVKGQTAATQTCSNGDG; this is encoded by the coding sequence GTGGCGGATGACGACTGGATGACGCCCGGCGAGAGCGCTCCCGCCGCGGCACCGACGCCTCCCGGCGCGCGGACCGGCAAGCGCTCGCGGCGAGGGATCGCGCGGCACGGACGCCTGCGGCGGCATCCGTGGTCCACCGCAGGCAAGATCGTCGCGTCGGCAGCGACAGTAGCGCTGGTCAGCACCCTCGGAATCGTGGGGGTGGCTGCGGCGAACCTGGTGAGCGACGCGCCGCCTCCCGTGCATCTGGTCGGCCAGACGGCGGGACCCATCCCGGACATCGGTGCGCTGCAAGGCGGGATGAACATCCTGATCGCCGCGAGCGACTCGCGCACGGACCAGGGCAGTGACTACGGCACCACCGACGACAGCTCGGGCATCGGGCTCAACGACGTGACCATGCTGCTGCACCTCGCGCAGGACCACACGCACGCCGAGGTGATCAGCTTTCCGCGCGATCTCATGATCGAGTTCCCGCGATGCCCCGACGGCAACGGCGGCTGGAACAGTGCGATGTCGAAAGCGCAGCTCAACTCCTCGCTCGCCGACGGCGGCCTCCCGTGCACCGTGGAAGTCATCAAGCACCTCACCACCCTCGACATCCAAGCGGCAGGCCTCATCAAGTTCGCCGGCGTGGTCGCGATGTCGAACGCGGTCGGCGGCGTGACGGTGTGCATCGGCGGCGACGGGATCGACGATCCGGATGCCGGCAACCTGCAGCTCCCGCCCGGAAATGCCACGCTCCAGGGCGAGCAGGCTGCGCAGTTCCTGCGCAGCCGTCACGGCGTCGTCGGCGGGAGCGACCTGTCGCGTATCAGCAACCAACAGGTCTTCCTCTCCGCGTTGGTGCGCCAGATCTTGAGCGGTGACACCCTCTCCAATCCGGTGAAGCTGTGGGGGCTGGCCAAGGCCGCGGTGTCCAACATCCGACTCACGGACAACCTCAACAACCCGACGAGCCTCTACCAGCTGGCCTTGGCGCTGAAGGGCCTGAGCTTCGACGACATCACGTTCGTGCAGTACCCGGTGCTCACCGATCCCGACAACGACCAGCGCGTGGTCCCCGACGAGGACTCGGCGAAGACGCTCACCGACGCCATCGCCGCTGACCAGCCGCTCGCGCTCACCGGCGGAACCGGGCAGGGATCCGTCCAAGCGTCGGGATCCACGGATCAGCCCGCGGCGACTGCGGCACCGACCGCATCGAGCATGGCTCCGGCCGGCACGCCGGCGCCCGCGGCAACACTGAGCGACAACGTGAAGGGTCAGACGGCGGCAACCCAGACCTGCTCGAACGGCGACGGCTAG
- a CDS encoding PLP-dependent aminotransferase family protein, producing the protein MASTSISSRSLLDLLGQWRDAGPSYEALADRIRLLVIDGRLLSGVRLPAERELAAQLEVSRTTVTAAYQRLRDQGFAVSRQGSGTRTVIPGTAPTSPAPPTGLLDFTKAALPAPSMMSDAVRRASESLTPLLGDSGYDTIGQPALRAAIARRYTERGLPTDPDEVLVTVGAQQGITLIGRALVSRGDRVLIEVPTYPHAYDALSAAGARLVTAPVSVDSLDGWDVDAFESVVRRTSPAVAYVMPDFQNPTGRSMTASVRRRILDAAAAQGTVVIADETPGELDIDRPETLPPLAAVAGGAQVITLGSASKTMWGGLRVGWVRAERSVIRRLHAVRVNMDLGTPVLDQLVVAELLEDYGRVLAERRGALRAGRDATERVIAEAFPDWVVPHVHGGLALWVNIGAPVSSQLALAARSEGLLVTAGPRFGVDGAFERFLRIPITYAESDVERAVSALQRAWPAAARHPLPEAGLLAAVV; encoded by the coding sequence ATGGCATCGACGTCGATCAGCTCCCGGTCTCTCCTTGACCTGCTCGGCCAGTGGCGCGATGCCGGGCCGTCTTACGAGGCCTTGGCCGATCGCATCCGTCTGCTCGTGATCGACGGTCGCCTGCTCTCCGGCGTGCGCCTACCCGCCGAGCGCGAACTGGCCGCTCAGCTCGAGGTGAGTCGCACCACGGTGACCGCCGCATACCAACGGCTGCGGGATCAGGGCTTCGCAGTGAGCAGGCAGGGATCCGGCACGCGGACCGTCATCCCCGGCACGGCACCCACCTCGCCCGCGCCTCCGACCGGTCTGCTCGACTTCACCAAGGCGGCGCTCCCCGCCCCGTCGATGATGTCGGATGCCGTGCGCCGCGCATCCGAATCGCTCACGCCTCTGCTCGGCGACTCCGGCTACGACACGATCGGCCAGCCGGCGCTGCGGGCCGCCATTGCCCGTCGCTACACGGAGCGCGGATTGCCGACCGATCCGGACGAGGTGCTCGTCACCGTCGGCGCTCAGCAGGGGATCACGCTCATCGGCCGGGCTCTGGTGAGCCGCGGGGATCGCGTGCTGATCGAGGTGCCGACGTATCCGCACGCGTACGACGCGCTCTCCGCGGCCGGCGCGCGTCTCGTGACGGCCCCGGTCTCCGTGGACTCGCTCGACGGATGGGATGTCGACGCGTTCGAGTCGGTCGTGCGCCGCACGTCACCCGCCGTCGCCTACGTCATGCCCGACTTCCAGAACCCGACGGGCCGCTCGATGACGGCGTCCGTGCGGCGACGGATCCTCGATGCCGCCGCCGCGCAGGGCACCGTCGTGATCGCCGACGAGACCCCTGGCGAGTTGGACATCGACCGCCCGGAGACGCTCCCGCCGCTCGCGGCCGTTGCAGGCGGGGCGCAGGTGATCACGCTCGGGTCGGCGAGCAAGACCATGTGGGGCGGGCTCCGGGTGGGCTGGGTGCGCGCGGAGCGATCCGTCATCCGCAGGCTGCATGCCGTGCGCGTCAACATGGACCTCGGAACGCCCGTGCTCGACCAGCTCGTGGTCGCCGAGTTGCTCGAGGATTACGGCCGGGTGCTCGCGGAGCGGCGCGGAGCCCTTCGTGCGGGCCGCGATGCAACAGAGCGCGTCATCGCGGAGGCGTTCCCGGACTGGGTCGTGCCGCATGTGCACGGCGGGTTGGCGCTCTGGGTGAACATCGGCGCACCGGTGAGCTCCCAGCTGGCACTTGCTGCGCGCAGCGAGGGACTCCTGGTCACTGCCGGACCGCGGTTCGGCGTGGACGGCGCATTCGAGCGGTTCCTTCGCATCCCGATCACGTACGCCGAGAGCGACGTCGAACGAGCGGTCTCTGCGCTGCAGCGGGCGTGGCCGGCGGCTGCACGGCATCCGCTCCCCGAAGCGGGGTTGCTCGCCGCGGTCGTCTGA
- a CDS encoding MerR family transcriptional regulator, whose product MTDDTDAEPLAERSIQDLARLVGTTSRTLRHYDDIGLLKPSRIGANGYRYYDERAFVRLQRILLLRDLGLGLADIAAVLGREQDETVALRHHLHWLKSEQDRLARQAASVASTIDALQKGEAIMAENAFDGFDHTQYKEEVEERWGSQAYAKSDAWWRSKSETEKREFQQQHLDIAADYASAKAEGADPADDRVQQIVQRHVDWLNLAAPATGVTMGREVLLGYGDMYVADERFAANYGGTEGATFVRDAFRVYADRQL is encoded by the coding sequence ATGACGGATGACACGGATGCCGAACCGCTCGCCGAGCGCTCCATCCAGGACCTCGCGAGGCTCGTCGGCACCACCAGCCGCACGCTGCGTCACTACGACGACATCGGGCTGCTGAAGCCGAGCCGGATCGGCGCGAACGGATACCGCTACTACGACGAACGGGCGTTCGTGCGGCTGCAGCGGATCCTGCTGCTGCGCGACCTCGGACTCGGGCTCGCCGATATCGCGGCCGTGCTCGGCCGCGAGCAGGACGAGACCGTTGCGCTCCGGCACCACCTGCACTGGCTGAAGAGCGAGCAGGACCGGCTGGCGCGGCAGGCGGCATCCGTGGCATCCACGATCGACGCATTGCAGAAGGGAGAGGCGATCATGGCCGAGAACGCATTCGACGGATTCGATCACACGCAATACAAAGAGGAGGTGGAGGAGCGCTGGGGCAGCCAGGCGTACGCGAAGAGCGATGCCTGGTGGCGGTCGAAGAGCGAGACGGAGAAGCGTGAGTTCCAGCAGCAGCACCTCGACATCGCCGCCGACTACGCGTCGGCCAAGGCGGAAGGCGCCGACCCGGCGGATGACCGCGTGCAGCAGATCGTTCAGCGTCACGTGGACTGGCTGAACCTGGCCGCGCCTGCAACGGGTGTGACCATGGGCCGCGAGGTGCTGCTCGGATACGGCGACATGTACGTCGCCGACGAGCGGTTCGCCGCGAACTACGGCGGCACCGAGGGTGCGACGTTCGTGCGCGACGCGTTCCGCGTCTACGCGGACCGGCAGCTGTAG
- a CDS encoding MerR family transcriptional regulator: MISTREGRRSRSSLGRHPDARIVDVAHTLVSIGDFSRMTHLTVKALRYYHDVGVLEPADIDPDSGYRRYSTEQVPVAQVVRRLRDLDMPIDAVREVVSAPDVEARNAAIADHLSRMEDQLAQTRSAVASLRSLLQPVKRGEREIEFRSTAPMQALAISARTSLADALAFVAGAVTEILATGKELGLGEPGVPGALFFEDVFEKDVGELVAFVPFERSATPGDRGGHGHGHGDGDGHGDGVAVGAAAGAVPGRADWYEVPGGEWAVLLHTGTHDDLDTAYAEAGSFVASRAIGVTGAIREDFLVSRLQTPDPDAWRTEVWWPVFRTAASA, encoded by the coding sequence ATGATCTCCACGCGCGAGGGGCGACGGTCGCGCTCGTCGCTGGGTCGGCATCCGGATGCGAGGATCGTCGACGTGGCGCACACTCTCGTCTCCATAGGCGACTTCTCCCGCATGACGCACCTCACCGTGAAGGCGCTGCGGTACTACCACGACGTGGGGGTGCTCGAGCCTGCTGACATCGATCCGGACAGCGGATACCGCCGGTACAGCACGGAACAGGTGCCCGTCGCGCAGGTGGTGCGGCGTCTCCGCGACCTCGACATGCCGATCGATGCCGTGCGCGAGGTGGTCTCGGCGCCGGACGTCGAGGCCAGGAACGCCGCCATTGCGGACCATCTCTCGCGGATGGAGGATCAGTTGGCGCAGACGCGCTCGGCTGTGGCATCCCTCCGCTCGCTGCTCCAGCCTGTCAAGCGGGGCGAACGCGAGATCGAGTTCCGGTCCACGGCACCGATGCAGGCGCTGGCCATCAGTGCGAGGACGTCCCTCGCGGATGCGCTCGCCTTCGTCGCCGGCGCGGTCACCGAGATCCTCGCCACCGGGAAGGAGCTGGGCCTCGGCGAGCCCGGAGTGCCGGGCGCGCTCTTCTTCGAGGACGTCTTCGAGAAGGACGTGGGGGAGCTCGTCGCGTTCGTGCCGTTCGAACGTTCGGCGACGCCGGGAGACCGGGGCGGACACGGACACGGACACGGGGACGGTGACGGACACGGGGATGGGGTCGCGGTCGGCGCCGCAGCCGGCGCGGTGCCGGGACGAGCCGACTGGTATGAGGTGCCAGGCGGGGAGTGGGCCGTGCTGCTGCACACCGGAACGCACGACGATCTCGACACCGCGTACGCCGAGGCCGGCTCGTTCGTCGCCTCGCGGGCCATCGGGGTGACGGGCGCGATCCGCGAGGACTTCCTCGTCTCGCGCCTTCAGACACCGGATCCCGACGCCTGGCGCACCGAAGTGTGGTGGCCCGTGTTCCGGACTGCGGCGTCGGCGTGA